The Pyrus communis chromosome 2, drPyrComm1.1, whole genome shotgun sequence genome includes a window with the following:
- the LOC137724727 gene encoding uncharacterized protein: protein MDKSWLTIPRNFEAYTTGINLFLDQAVANGVGPDKFRCPCKRCCNRYTFVRNTIVEHLILYDMDKDYKNACWRHHGEQNIGEQNVGIGEEETGDEVIGMHDFLNDVFVQPLTEEGVGPSTEPPIGEGRPKEVQTFFKLLEEADQDLWPGCKEFKKLEAVVRLYQIKCLAGMPDEIFTTLLELIKRMLPEGDCLPESCYKAKKLINDLGLSYVKIDACPNDCMIYWKDTSDLTMCSVCGKSRYKITNAEDSSREKVAAKVMWYFPLKPRLQRFFMSKHMAEHMRWHATECPKDEFMRHPSDSPAWKHLDNLYPDFASEIRNVRLGLASDGFNPFGKMRNDHSTWSVVLSVYNLPPWMCMKQPNLLLSLLIPGPRSPGKEIDVYMRPLIDELNELWEQLLLLAIRPVLPKAVTMVLLELSAIFRQLCSKKESEEGFKQLNSRIALTLCQLEKIFPPAFFDIMVHLPVHLADEAALAGPVQYRWMYPIERYLQTLRRYVRNKGRPEGSIAEAYLVDECLSFCSMYLRDVESRRTRRGRNEDGIGRGVSGGLSIFDSKGCYMGSGENVELDLNVLDQCHRYILNNCDEVSPFRRQHEEFLKTKHRREMLTMRQIKELSKKEFPEWFKQHMNSRYDANDTLISQDLHWLANYPSRVVSRYKSHIVHGFRFRIKSVDDKHKNQNCGVFVPANVPGAIGQMNCYGRVVDMFEVKYCGPTEAGDRGRAVMLFKCEWVNSESPRGMKTDQYGFTMVNFNQLGFKEDPFILASQALQAFYVEDTIEKDWHVVVRTQPRDLFDVLEDSDTIDDYAMPNFDDRILDNENFHSRVGVEETPFLESLALPTGFVNHANTDDELTDDDRE, encoded by the exons ATGGACAAGAGTTGGTTGACAATACCCCGCAATTTTGAAGCGTatacaactggaattaatttgtttttggatcaaGCAGTTGCAAATGGTGTTGGTCCTGATAAGTTTAGATGTCCTTGCAAAAGATGTTGTAATCGATATACTTTTGTTAGGAACACCATTGTTGAACATCTCAtattgtatgatatggataaagattataaaaatGCTTGTTGGCGACATCATGGCGAGCAAAACATTGGAGAGCAAAATGTGggaattggagaagaagaaacaggaGATGAGGTGATTGGCATGCATGATTTTCTTAATGATGTATTTGTCCAACCATTAACAGAAGAAGGTGTTGGGCCATCTACTGAACCCCCTATTGGGGAAGGGCGTCCAAAAGAGGTGCAGACTTTTTTTAAGTTGCTTGAAGAGGCAGATCAAGATTTGTGGCCAGGTTGTAAGGAGTTTAAGAAATTGGAAGCAGTTGTAAGATTGTATCAGATCAAGTGTTTAGCGGGAATGCCTGACGAGATCTTCACCACTTTACTGGagttaattaaaagaatgttgcCTGAAGGGGATTGTTTGCCTGAATCCTGTTATAAGgcaaaaaaacttataaatgaCTTGGGGCTGTCGTATGTGAAAATTGATGCATGTCCCAATGATTGCATGATCTATTGGAAAGATACTTCAGATTTGACCATGTGCTCAGTTTGTGGTAAATCAAGGTATAAAATTACCAATGCAGAGGATAGCTCGAGGGAAAAGGTCGCAGCTAAGGTTATgtggtattttcctttaaaaccacGATTGCAACGATTTTTTATGTCGAAGCATATGGCTGAACATATGAGATGGCATGCAACTGAATGTCCAAAGGATGAGTTTATGAGACATCCTTCAGATTCTCCCGCATGGAAGCATTTGGATAATTTATATCCGGATTTTGCGTCAGAAATTCGAAATGTCCGATTAGGGTTAGCCAGTGATGGATTTAATCCTTTTGGGAAAATGAGGAATGATCATAGCACATGGTCTGTGGTGCTTTCTGTTTATAATTTGCCACCTTGGATGTGCATGAAGCAACcaaatttgttattgtctttgtTAATACCAGGACCGCGCAGTCCTGGTAaagagattgatgtatacatgcGTCCATTGATTGACGAGCTGAATGAGTTGTGGGAG CAGTTACTCCTGCTTGCAATACGCCCGGTTTTGCCTAAAGCTGTTACTATGGTTTTATTAGAGTTGAGTGCAATTTTCAGACAGTTATGTAGTAAGAAGGAGTCTGAGGAAGGATTTAAGCAACTGAATTCAAGAATTGCCTTGACATTATGTCAACTTGAGAAAATATTCCCTCCTGCATTTTTTGATATAATGGTGCACCTCCCAGTTCACTTGGCAGATGAAGCAGCTCTTGCAGGGCCTGTTCAATAtagatggatgtatccaattgaacg GTATTTGCAAACACTGAGGCGCTATGTTCGTAATAAGGGTCGTCCTGAAGGTTCTATTGCTGAAGCATATTTGGTGGATGAGTGCTTGTCATTTTGTTCCATGTATCTTAGAGACGTTGAGTCTCGTCGTACCCGTAGAGGCCGAAATGAAGATGGTATTGGACGTGGAGTATCTGGTGGGTTATCAATTTTTGACTCGAAAGGATGTTATATGGGTTCAGGAGAAAATGTGGAGCTCGATCTAAATGTTCTTGATCAGTGCCATAGATACATTCTAAATAATTGTGATGAGGTTAGCCCATTTAGAAG GCAACATGAAGAATTCTTGAAAACTAAACATCGTCGAGAAATGTTAACTATGCGACAAATTAAGGAGCTAAGCAAGAAAGAATTTCCAGAATGGTTCAAGCAACAT ATGAATTCAAGATATGATGCTAATGACACATTGATATCTCAAGACTTGCATTGGCTAGCTAATTATCCTAGTAGGGTTGTGAGTAGATACAAAAGTCACATTGTTCATGGATTTAGATTTCGTATAAAATCTGTGGATGATAAGCATAAGAATCAAAATTGTGGTGTCTTTGTACCTGCAAATGTTCCTGGAGCAATTGGGCAAATGAATTGTTATGGCAGAGTTGTAGATATGTTCGAGGTCAAATATTGTGGTCCTACTGAAGCAGGAGATAGGGGTCGAGCTGTGATGTTATTTAAGTGCGAATGGGTTAATAGTGAAAGTCCACGAGGAATGAAGACTGATCAATATGGATTTACTATGGTGAATTTCAATCAATTGGGATTTAAAGAGGATCCTTTCATACTAGCATCACAAGCATTACAAGCATTTTACGTGGAGGACACGATTGAAAAAGATTGGCACGTAGTTGTTCGAACTCAGCCAAGAGATTTATTTGACGTGTTAGAGGATAGTGATACTATTGATGATTATGCCATGCCGAACTTCGATGATCGAATTCTTGATAATGAAAATTTCCATTCAAGGGTTGGCGTGGAAGAGACTCCCTTTCTTGAATCATTAGCGTTGCCTACCGGGTTCGTTAATCATGCCAATACCGACGATGAGTTAACAGATGATGACagggaataa
- the LOC137724728 gene encoding uncharacterized protein codes for MKIDPIRSLLPFEFNKKIRVRVCRIWRPKVIGKDNTFGGLQCILVDEMKDAIQASAKEIDYEYVAPKIKADHVYEITRFYTSRCKTSYKIVPHDAQVCFNTKTNFEELPGVHPNIPSHRFYLLDYSQLSSRMDQVDILTDVLGHITAVKPLEDRMIGNERTEKICEVKLQNIRKEDVNLTLWGDTAKTFDFEALEHLPPPVLGVFTSLKVRQFRGNIVLNSSISTMIFINPDIPEATPYKAIFVGLAHSVKMLSTSARQLMGPEHLENAEKMSVQDLNILDPDLYKSSSVLCRAAVTRFDTHAGWWYKACPCCYKQLKKDENNDMLICVKHDVQTTLPW; via the exons ATGAAGATAGATCCTATCCGAAGTTTATTACCTTTTGAGTTTAATAAGAAAATCAGAGTCCGTGTATGCAGAATTTGGAGACCTAAGGTTATAGGAAAAGATAATACATTTGGCGGTCTTCAATGTATATTGGTTGACGAAATG AAAGATGCAATTCAGGCCTCTgcaaaagaaattgattatgaGTATGTTGCTCCAAAAATTAAAGCTGATCATGTTTATGAGATCACTCGCTTTTATACCAGTCGTTGCAAAACGTCCTACAAAATTGTCCCACATGACGCGCAAGTGTGCTtcaatacaaaaacaaattttgaagAGTTGCCAGGTGTTCATCCAAATATTCCCTCACATCGGTTTTACTTACTTGATTATTCCCAACTGTCTTCTCGCATGGATCAAGTTGATATTCTCACAG ATGTTCTGGGACACATTACTGCAGTAAAGCCTTTGGAGGACAGAATGATCGGCAATGAGAGAACGGAGAAAATATGCGAGGTTAAGTTGCAAAATATCAG GAAAGAAGATGTTAACCTAACATTGTGGGGTGACACTGCAAAGACCTTTGATTTCGAAGCTCTGGAACACTTGCCACCACCAGTTTTGGGTGTTTTTACAAGCCTTAAAGTTAGACAATTCAGAG GAAACATCGTGCTGAACAGCAGTATTTCCACAATGATTTTCATCAATCCAGACATTCCCGAGGCAACACCTTACAAAGCAAT CTTTGTTGGTCTGGCTCATTCTGTAAAAATGTTGTCAACATCAGCAAGGCAACTAATGGGACCAGAACATTTAGAAAACGCTGAAAAAATGTCTGTTCAAGATCTGAATATTTTGGATCCAGATTTGTACAAG AGCAGTTCAGTCTTATGTAGAGCAGCTGTTACACGTTTTGACACGCATGCTGGATGGTGGTACAAAGCATGTCCATGCTGCtacaaacaactcaaaaaagatgaaaataatGACATGCTAATTTGTGTAAAGCACGATGTTCAAACTACCCTTCCCTGGTAA